From uncultured Roseateles sp., the proteins below share one genomic window:
- the uvrB gene encoding excinuclease ABC subunit UvrB has protein sequence MLDEDVVAPAPAVEGEFVSFPDSPFELFQPYQPAGDQPAAIQQLVEGVHDGLSFQTLLGVTGSGKTFTMANVIARLGRPAIVFAPNKTLAAQLYSEFREFFPKNAVEYFVSYYDYYQPEAYVPQRDLFIEKDSAINEHIEQMRLSCTKSLLERRDVVIVASVSAIYGIGNPADYHQMVMTLRVGDKMGQRDVIAQLIRMQYTRNETEFSRGAFRVRGDTIDVFPAEHSELAIRIELFDDEIEALQLFDPLTGKIRQKIPRFTVYPSSHYVTPRERVLAAMDGIKQELRDRSAQFVSEGKLVEAQRIEQRTRFDLEMLQEVGHCKGIENYTRHLSGANPGDPPPTLVDYLPPDAIMLLDESHVLIGQFGGMYNGDKARKTTLVEYGFRLPSALDNRPLKFEEFERKMRQAIFVSATPGNYEKDNTGQVVEQVVRPTGLVDPLVEVRPATHQVDDVLQEIRLRVEVNERVLITTLTKRMAEQLTDYLSDNGVKVRYLHSDVDTVERVEILRDLRLGLFDVLVGINLLREGLDIPEVSLVAILDADKEGFLRAERSLVQTIGRAARNLNGKAILYGDRITNSMRLAIDETERRRTKQIAFNTLHGITPRSIKKSVRDMIDGVYSEKSGRDDQKLLAAHGGELEELSEKDLSKRITLLEKQMLEHARNLEFEKAARVRDQLAQLRERAFGGSSHDNIVPISTARPGR, from the coding sequence ATGCTTGATGAAGATGTAGTAGCCCCAGCGCCTGCCGTCGAGGGCGAGTTTGTGTCCTTCCCCGATTCGCCGTTTGAGCTGTTCCAGCCCTACCAGCCGGCGGGCGATCAGCCTGCGGCGATCCAGCAACTGGTCGAAGGCGTTCATGACGGCCTGAGCTTCCAGACCCTGCTGGGCGTGACCGGCTCGGGCAAGACCTTCACGATGGCCAATGTGATCGCCCGCCTGGGCCGGCCGGCGATCGTGTTCGCGCCGAACAAGACCCTGGCCGCCCAGCTGTACAGCGAGTTCCGCGAGTTCTTCCCGAAGAATGCGGTCGAATACTTCGTCAGCTACTACGACTACTACCAGCCCGAGGCCTATGTGCCGCAGCGCGACCTGTTCATCGAGAAGGACAGCGCGATCAACGAGCACATCGAGCAGATGCGCCTGAGCTGCACCAAGAGCCTGCTGGAGCGGCGCGACGTGGTGATCGTGGCCTCGGTCAGCGCGATCTACGGTATCGGCAACCCAGCGGACTATCACCAGATGGTGATGACACTGCGCGTCGGCGACAAGATGGGGCAGCGCGATGTGATCGCCCAGCTGATACGTATGCAGTACACGCGCAACGAGACCGAGTTTTCGCGCGGCGCCTTCCGCGTGCGCGGCGACACCATCGATGTGTTCCCGGCCGAGCATTCCGAGCTGGCGATACGCATCGAGCTGTTCGACGACGAGATCGAGGCGCTGCAGCTGTTCGATCCGCTGACCGGCAAGATACGCCAGAAGATCCCGCGCTTCACCGTCTATCCCAGCAGCCACTACGTCACCCCACGCGAGCGCGTGCTGGCGGCGATGGACGGCATCAAGCAGGAGTTGCGCGACCGCTCGGCCCAGTTTGTCAGCGAAGGCAAGCTGGTCGAGGCCCAGCGCATCGAGCAGCGCACCCGCTTCGACCTGGAGATGCTGCAGGAGGTGGGTCACTGCAAGGGCATCGAGAACTACACGCGGCATCTGTCGGGTGCCAACCCGGGCGACCCGCCGCCCACCTTGGTGGACTATCTGCCGCCCGACGCCATCATGCTGCTGGACGAAAGCCATGTGCTGATCGGCCAGTTCGGCGGCATGTACAACGGCGACAAGGCGCGCAAGACCACGCTGGTCGAATACGGCTTCCGACTGCCCAGCGCGCTGGACAACCGGCCGCTGAAGTTCGAGGAGTTCGAGCGCAAGATGCGCCAGGCCATCTTCGTCTCGGCCACGCCAGGCAATTACGAGAAGGACAACACCGGCCAGGTGGTGGAGCAGGTGGTGCGGCCCACCGGCCTGGTGGACCCGCTGGTCGAGGTGCGCCCGGCGACTCATCAGGTGGACGACGTGCTGCAGGAGATACGGCTGCGCGTCGAGGTCAACGAGCGCGTGCTGATCACCACCTTGACCAAGCGCATGGCCGAGCAGCTGACCGACTACCTCAGCGACAACGGCGTCAAGGTGCGCTATCTGCACTCGGATGTGGATACGGTGGAGCGGGTCGAGATCCTGCGCGACCTGCGCCTGGGCCTGTTCGATGTGCTGGTGGGCATCAACCTGCTGCGCGAGGGCCTGGACATTCCCGAGGTCTCGCTGGTGGCCATCCTGGACGCGGACAAGGAAGGTTTCCTGCGCGCCGAGCGCTCGCTGGTGCAGACCATAGGCCGGGCGGCCCGCAATCTGAACGGCAAGGCGATTCTCTACGGCGACCGCATCACCAACTCGATGCGGCTGGCCATAGACGAAACCGAGCGCCGCCGCACCAAGCAGATCGCGTTCAACACGCTGCACGGCATCACGCCGCGCAGCATCAAGAAGTCGGTGCGCGACATGATCGATGGCGTCTATTCCGAGAAGTCGGGCCGGGACGACCAGAAACTGCTGGCCGCCCACGGGGGCGAACTGGAGGAGTTGTCGGAAAAGGACCTCAGCAAGCGCATCACTCTGCTGGAAAAGCAGATGCTGGAGCACGCCCGCAATCTGGAGTTCGAGAAGGCGGCCCGCGTGCGCGACCAGTTGGCGCAGCTGCGCGAGCGCGCCTTTGGTGGCAGTTCGCACGACAACATCGTGCCGATTTCGACCGCACGCCCCGGCCGCTGA
- a CDS encoding amino acid aminotransferase, translating to MSLFAAVELAPRDPILGLNEQFNADPNPNKVNLGVGVYFDENGKLPLLKCVAEAERQMQQAAKPRGYLPIDGIAAYDKAVQGLVFGADHPVLAAGRVATVQAVGGTGGLKVGADFLQTLNPKAKVLISDPSWENHRALFTNAGFTVENYPYYDAEARGIKVQAMLDALNAAEAGTVVVLHACCHNPTGYDLTPAQWDAVVATVKARGLVPFLDMAYQGFGQGIKEDGAVVHQFLDAGLSFFVATSFSKSFSLYGERVGALSVVCENRDETARVLSQLKIAIRTNYSNPPTHGAQVVATVLTTPELRAQWEQELAGMRVRIREMRVALVEQLKAAGVTQDMSFVTRQQGMFSYSGLNQAQMQRLRGEFGIYGVDSGRICVAALNLQNIGAVAQAMAKVMPA from the coding sequence ATGTCCTTGTTTGCCGCCGTCGAACTCGCTCCCCGTGACCCCATCCTGGGCCTGAACGAACAATTCAATGCCGACCCCAACCCGAACAAGGTGAATCTGGGCGTGGGCGTCTATTTCGACGAGAACGGCAAGCTGCCGCTGCTGAAATGCGTGGCCGAGGCCGAGCGCCAGATGCAGCAAGCCGCCAAGCCGCGCGGCTATCTGCCCATCGACGGCATCGCCGCCTATGACAAGGCCGTGCAGGGCCTTGTGTTTGGTGCCGACCATCCAGTGCTGGCCGCCGGCCGTGTGGCCACCGTGCAGGCCGTCGGTGGCACCGGCGGCCTCAAGGTGGGTGCCGATTTCCTGCAGACGCTGAACCCCAAGGCCAAGGTGCTGATCTCCGACCCGAGCTGGGAGAACCACCGCGCGCTGTTCACCAATGCCGGCTTCACCGTCGAGAACTACCCCTATTACGACGCCGAGGCCCGTGGCATCAAGGTCCAGGCGATGCTGGACGCGCTGAATGCCGCCGAGGCCGGCACCGTCGTGGTGCTGCACGCCTGCTGCCACAACCCGACCGGCTATGACCTGACACCCGCGCAGTGGGATGCCGTGGTCGCCACCGTCAAGGCCCGCGGCCTGGTGCCCTTCCTGGACATGGCCTACCAGGGCTTCGGTCAAGGCATCAAGGAAGACGGCGCCGTGGTCCATCAATTCCTTGACGCCGGCCTGTCCTTCTTCGTCGCCACCTCGTTCTCGAAGAGCTTTTCGCTGTACGGCGAGCGCGTTGGCGCGCTGAGCGTGGTCTGCGAGAACAGGGACGAGACCGCCCGCGTGCTGAGCCAGCTGAAGATTGCCATCCGCACCAATTACTCGAACCCGCCCACCCATGGCGCCCAGGTCGTGGCCACGGTGTTGACCACGCCCGAGCTGCGCGCCCAGTGGGAGCAGGAGCTGGCCGGCATGCGTGTGCGCATCCGCGAGATGCGCGTTGCCCTGGTCGAGCAGCTCAAGGCCGCCGGGGTTACGCAGGACATGAGCTTCGTGACGCGACAGCAGGGCATGTTCAGCTACTCGGGCCTGAACCAGGCGCAGATGCAGCGCCTGCGCGGCGAATTCGGCATCTATGGCGTCGATTCGGGCCGCATTT